From a region of the Agromyces ramosus genome:
- the def gene encoding peptide deformylase: MAVLPIRITGDPVLHSPASPVEAIDDEIRGLVRDLYETMDAAPGVGLAAPQIGVPLRVFTYGWVDEQGTRWRGVAINPELWISPPPPGDPDLDEESEGCLSYPGERFGLRRAERAILRATDLAGERFEIEAEGWLARIFQHEYDHLDGILYLDRLSHRDQRIVAKINRKVGWGKPGEQWMPGVDDLEG, translated from the coding sequence ATGGCCGTGCTCCCCATTCGCATCACCGGCGACCCGGTGCTCCACTCCCCCGCCTCCCCCGTCGAGGCGATCGACGACGAGATCCGGGGTCTCGTGCGCGACCTCTACGAGACGATGGATGCCGCGCCGGGCGTCGGACTCGCGGCTCCCCAGATCGGGGTACCGCTTCGCGTCTTCACCTATGGCTGGGTCGACGAGCAGGGCACGCGGTGGCGCGGCGTCGCGATCAACCCCGAGCTGTGGATCTCGCCTCCGCCGCCGGGCGACCCCGATCTCGACGAGGAGTCCGAGGGGTGCCTCTCGTACCCCGGCGAGCGCTTCGGCCTGCGCCGCGCAGAACGTGCGATCCTTCGGGCGACCGACCTTGCCGGCGAGCGGTTCGAGATCGAGGCCGAGGGATGGCTCGCTCGCATCTTCCAGCACGAGTACGACCACCTCGACGGCATCCTCTACCTCGACCGGCTGAGCCATCGCGACCAGCGCATCGTGGCGAAGATCAACCGCAAGGTCGGCTGGGGCAAGCCTGGCGAGCAGTGGATGCCGGGCGTCGACGACCTCGAGGGGTGA
- a CDS encoding AzlD domain-containing protein — protein MTTWHIILIASAATLALKLAGHLVPAGFLERERPARIADLLTVALLAALIAVQTLGVGQAIVVDARVPAVIVAAALYALRVPFVIVVAVAAAVAAGIRALV, from the coding sequence ATGACGACCTGGCACATCATCCTCATCGCCTCGGCGGCGACCCTCGCGCTGAAGCTGGCCGGCCACCTGGTGCCGGCGGGCTTCCTCGAGCGCGAACGCCCGGCCCGCATCGCCGACCTGCTGACGGTGGCGCTGCTCGCCGCACTCATCGCCGTGCAGACGCTCGGCGTCGGCCAGGCGATCGTCGTCGACGCGCGGGTGCCTGCCGTGATCGTCGCAGCGGCGCTCTACGCCCTGCGGGTGCCGTTCGTCATCGTGGTGGCGGTGGCCGCCGCCGTCGCCGCCGGAATCCGCGCCCTGGTCTGA